GGCGGGAGTTTCGGTCATGACTCTGCTCTTTCCAGGGGACGGGACGTGGCGAGGACGTGGCGGTACACGTCCATGAGGTGGTGGCTGCTGCGCCGGATGTCGTACGCGGCGACGGCGGCGGGCGGGGGAAGCCGCTGGGGACCGAGTTCCGCCAGACTCTTCAGGGCGGAGGCGAGTTCGACGGGATCGCCGGTGATCCGGCGGGCGCCGGGGGCGCTGCCGGCGGGGAGGTCGTCGAGCGCGGGGCAGGTGTGCTGCAGGACGCGCAGACCCGAGGCGAGCGCCTCCACGACGGCCAGTCCGAACGACTCCTCGCGGGACGCGGACACGAACACGTCGACCGCGCCGAGCACCGCGGGCACGTCCGGGCCGGGCCCCGAGGCGTCGCACGCTCCGAGGAAGAGAACGCGGTCGCCCGCCCCGAGCCGCTGCGCCAAGGCGCGCAGCGAGGCGAGTTCGGGCCCCTCCCCGGCCAGTACCAGCCGGACGCCGGGCAGCGCAGCGACGGCCCGCACGAGTACGTCGAACCGCTTGCCCGGGACGAGCCGGCCCACGCCCCCGACCACGAAGGCGTCCGGGGACAGGCCGAGGCTCGCCCGGGTGGCGCGCCGGGAGTGGGCGTCGAACCGGAAAGCCCGCGCGTCGATGCCGTTCGGCACCACGTGGATGCGCTCGTCGGGCACCCCCCACTGCCGCAGCCGGCCGGCCACGGTGGGGGAGACCGCGACCGTCGCGGAACCCAGCCGTTCGGTGCCCAGATAGAGCGCGCGGGTGCCGGCGGTCAGCGGACGGCCCTCGATCTCCGCGTGCCCCAGGGAGTGTTCGGTGGAGACGCCCGCGCGGACCCCGGCCAGCCGCGCGGCGACCCGCCCGTAGACGCAGGCCCGGTAGAGGTGGGTGTGCACGAGGTCGTACGCGCCGCGACGGACGAGCCGGGCGAGCCGGCCCACGGCCCTCAGGTCACGGTTGCCCGCCATGCCGAGGTGGGTGACGCGGACCCCGTCGGCGCGCAGTCCTTCGGCCACGGGGCCGGGGTTGGTGAGCGTCACCACGTCGCAGCTGACCGGGAGATGACGGATCATCAGGCGGAGCTGCTGTTCGGCGCCACCGATTCCCAGGCCCGTGATGACGTGCAGTACCTTCACCGGCGTGCCTCCGCGAGCGGACCTGCGGGAACCGGGCCGGAAGGGGTGCGGCCCGCCCGGTGGCGCATGTGGTGCCGCAACTCCTTCGCGCGCAGCCGCAAGCCCTGGTCCGCGTGGCTCACGTGGGTGCGCGGCAGCGCGAACACGCCCACGAGAGAGCCGGGTTGCAGGGAGCAGCCGTACGCGTACCCCGCCTCGCGCACCGAGTCGAGCACCCGCTGGTC
The DNA window shown above is from Streptomyces sp. NBC_00247 and carries:
- a CDS encoding glycosyltransferase; amino-acid sequence: MKVLHVITGLGIGGAEQQLRLMIRHLPVSCDVVTLTNPGPVAEGLRADGVRVTHLGMAGNRDLRAVGRLARLVRRGAYDLVHTHLYRACVYGRVAARLAGVRAGVSTEHSLGHAEIEGRPLTAGTRALYLGTERLGSATVAVSPTVAGRLRQWGVPDERIHVVPNGIDARAFRFDAHSRRATRASLGLSPDAFVVGGVGRLVPGKRFDVLVRAVAALPGVRLVLAGEGPELASLRALAQRLGAGDRVLFLGACDASGPGPDVPAVLGAVDVFVSASREESFGLAVVEALASGLRVLQHTCPALDDLPAGSAPGARRITGDPVELASALKSLAELGPQRLPPPAAVAAYDIRRSSHHLMDVYRHVLATSRPLERAES